Proteins co-encoded in one Meiothermus sp. genomic window:
- a CDS encoding phosphoribosylanthranilate isomerase, translated as MVRAKICGITRLEDALLAEQLGAWALGFILAPGTPRYLEPAQIRPISTALGPFIVRVGVFVDTPPEEVLDQMEAARLQVAQLHGNEPPEWAERIRRFYPVIKVFKLKGPAQPDWLSYPADALMVDGVSPGSGQGYPLDWITPLRQHPRLIIAGGLTPENLPAALELAPYAVDVSSGVEAAPRIKDPHKLRAFLAQVAAFNGTSRNQYT; from the coding sequence ATGGTACGTGCCAAGATTTGTGGGATTACCCGGCTAGAAGATGCCCTGCTGGCTGAGCAGCTCGGGGCCTGGGCCCTGGGCTTTATTCTGGCCCCGGGAACCCCGCGCTACCTCGAGCCCGCACAAATTCGGCCCATCAGCACCGCTCTGGGGCCTTTTATCGTTCGGGTTGGGGTTTTTGTGGACACCCCGCCCGAGGAGGTGCTGGATCAGATGGAGGCCGCCCGGCTCCAGGTGGCCCAGCTCCACGGCAACGAACCCCCCGAATGGGCCGAGCGCATCCGCCGCTTCTACCCGGTTATCAAAGTCTTCAAGCTAAAAGGCCCGGCCCAGCCCGACTGGCTCAGCTACCCCGCCGATGCCCTCATGGTGGATGGGGTGAGCCCCGGCAGCGGGCAGGGCTACCCACTGGACTGGATCACGCCCCTTCGGCAACATCCCCGGCTGATTATCGCCGGGGGCCTGACACCCGAAAATCTGCCGGCAGCCCTGGAGTTAGCGCCCTACGCCGTGGACGTGAGCAGCGGGGTGGAGGCCGCCCCCCGGATCAAAGACCCCCACAAGCTCCGGGCTTTTCTGGCTCAGGTCGCGGCCTTCAACGGCACCAGCCGGAACCAGTACACATAG
- a CDS encoding DinB family protein: MQTPPQLAPFLRGDLEGVHWLVSVWLRNLEEVEETVQKWAGGLTPEGFWWVPAPQANPIGGLVRHIGGSSYRLLLRGTGQEIPEALRIRPAEEMAPSGRAPEEVLAEFAQNFKQVREGLQALRDEDLMRIVQVGPHQVKAVYVLDHIAAHAQHHAGQVITTRKLWEAKNR, translated from the coding sequence ATGCAAACACCTCCACAGTTGGCCCCCTTTTTGCGCGGCGATCTAGAAGGCGTGCACTGGCTGGTATCGGTCTGGCTGCGAAACCTGGAAGAAGTAGAGGAGACCGTTCAGAAATGGGCTGGGGGCCTTACACCCGAGGGTTTCTGGTGGGTGCCGGCCCCCCAGGCCAACCCCATAGGAGGCCTGGTACGGCATATCGGTGGGTCGTCCTACCGGCTGTTGCTACGGGGCACCGGCCAGGAGATCCCCGAGGCCCTGCGCATCCGGCCTGCCGAGGAGATGGCCCCCAGCGGGCGGGCCCCGGAGGAGGTGCTGGCCGAGTTCGCTCAGAACTTTAAGCAAGTTCGGGAAGGCTTGCAGGCCCTGCGGGACGAAGACCTCATGCGCATCGTGCAGGTAGGCCCTCATCAGGTCAAAGCGGTGTACGTGCTCGACCACATTGCGGCCCATGCCCAGCACCACGCCGGCCAGGTAATTACCACCCGCAAGCTGTGGGAGGCTAAAAACCGGTAG
- a CDS encoding Crp/Fnr family transcriptional regulator, whose product MLDAHSVLARCPLFEELSPADLEALAQQAQPRSLRKGQTLFLQGDPVLSLYVVASGMIKIYRPDPKGQRQVVLHLEGPLRPVAAVAVFLEQPYYPASAEALEDSQLLAIPKEGFFGLVDTRPPVARAMIRFLAKRQQQLVHLLDRLVFHEVAARLAEYLLEQARQAGEGFRLPTNPELAALLGTGPEPVSRKLGEFLRQGFIEMQARCVWIKNPKALRQIAGEQHI is encoded by the coding sequence ATGCTGGATGCTCATTCGGTTCTGGCTCGCTGCCCACTGTTTGAAGAACTGAGTCCGGCCGACCTCGAGGCCCTGGCCCAGCAAGCCCAACCGCGCAGCCTCCGCAAAGGCCAGACCCTTTTCCTGCAAGGAGACCCGGTGCTCTCCTTGTATGTGGTGGCCTCGGGGATGATCAAAATCTACCGCCCTGATCCCAAAGGGCAGCGACAGGTGGTACTGCACCTGGAGGGGCCGCTGCGCCCGGTGGCAGCGGTGGCGGTGTTTTTGGAGCAGCCCTACTACCCAGCTTCGGCGGAGGCTCTGGAGGATAGTCAATTGCTGGCCATTCCTAAGGAAGGCTTTTTTGGCCTGGTGGATACCCGACCACCAGTGGCCCGGGCCATGATTCGCTTCCTGGCCAAACGACAACAGCAGCTTGTACACCTGCTGGATCGCTTGGTGTTTCACGAAGTGGCGGCGCGGCTGGCCGAGTACCTGCTCGAGCAGGCCAGGCAGGCAGGTGAGGGGTTCCGCCTTCCCACCAACCCCGAACTGGCTGCTCTGCTGGGTACTGGGCCCGAGCCTGTCAGTCGCAAGCTGGGCGAATTTTTGCGCCAGGGCTTCATCGAGATGCAGGCCCGTTGCGTCTGGATCAAGAACCCAAAGGCCTTGCGGCAAATAGCGGGCGAGCAACACATCTAG
- a CDS encoding BTAD domain-containing putative transcriptional regulator has translation MNPVHWQLDEQGRIVAWNRDAANFFGLPASAVLSRPCAEVVGGTDPFGRPLCARCPVQREIRYGAYQASTPLTWQGRRLWCQGYADNGIRIELKASAGCQPGDLLTSLAWATRRLTAEPGRFFQTLQAFLSVLRRGLGMEAAELFLADPQEHYLVLTAYDGVHREAFMERPWFAWGEGYPGLVALGHRALVTHDLATDERYLRQKVKKLGYKTYVCYPLELPHGLIGVLNLASRNPDVEDQALLQTLNLVGPVLAASLYTVLTRLGENGLYAIAQALHRGAEAEGLEVLLGHAMELSGASGVWLALKDGRNLSQGRPAAACPHLARCGVWQGRVQGVKTGLEPCPHVQDGRPRYCLPLWSGARVMGVQQFHFARLPQPPGRAVAALQWLLRLGAEVLWPTEIKAATETPRLEIFTLGGLRVRRDGETLSAKAFGRRQALTLLKLLLAYRGQTLTRDELCAHLWPGEEPEQTQGRLHVLIHDLRQALEPEPSQPQVVVREGEGYRLALQAPYFLDVERFEELLRQAEREEGAVALELLRQALALYRGDFLADEPYADWAELERSYLRERAVGAWFRVAEIALALGQPREALEAYRRILTLDPWREEAYAELIQTLMMTGQEPEARSIFQQYRVRMEREGLPVSTYLAQMARVSA, from the coding sequence ATGAACCCGGTGCACTGGCAGCTCGACGAACAGGGGCGGATCGTTGCCTGGAACAGGGATGCGGCCAACTTTTTTGGCCTGCCTGCTTCGGCGGTGCTGTCCAGGCCCTGCGCCGAGGTGGTAGGGGGCACCGACCCCTTTGGGCGTCCCCTGTGCGCGCGCTGTCCGGTACAGCGGGAGATTCGCTACGGGGCCTACCAGGCCAGCACGCCCCTGACCTGGCAGGGCCGGCGGCTCTGGTGTCAGGGTTATGCCGACAACGGCATTCGGATCGAACTCAAGGCCAGTGCCGGGTGTCAGCCGGGCGACCTGCTTACCTCGCTGGCCTGGGCTACCCGTCGGCTAACGGCCGAGCCGGGTCGCTTTTTCCAGACGCTGCAGGCTTTTCTGTCTGTCCTGCGCAGGGGGTTGGGCATGGAGGCTGCCGAGCTATTCTTGGCCGACCCCCAGGAGCATTACCTGGTGCTTACCGCCTACGACGGCGTACACCGCGAAGCTTTCATGGAGAGGCCCTGGTTCGCCTGGGGCGAGGGTTATCCGGGGCTGGTGGCGCTGGGCCACCGGGCGTTGGTGACGCACGACCTGGCCACCGACGAGCGCTATTTGCGGCAGAAGGTCAAAAAGCTGGGCTACAAAACCTACGTGTGTTACCCCCTCGAGCTCCCCCACGGCCTGATCGGGGTGCTCAACCTGGCCAGCCGCAACCCGGACGTGGAAGACCAGGCCCTTTTGCAGACGCTCAACCTGGTGGGGCCGGTGCTGGCGGCCTCGCTGTACACGGTGCTGACCCGGTTGGGTGAGAACGGCCTGTACGCCATCGCCCAGGCCCTGCACCGCGGCGCCGAAGCCGAGGGGCTCGAGGTGCTCCTGGGCCATGCCATGGAGCTGAGCGGGGCCTCGGGGGTGTGGCTGGCGCTGAAAGATGGGCGCAATCTTTCCCAAGGGCGGCCCGCGGCGGCCTGCCCACACCTGGCCCGGTGTGGGGTCTGGCAGGGCCGGGTTCAGGGGGTCAAGACGGGCCTCGAGCCCTGCCCCCACGTCCAGGATGGGCGGCCCCGCTACTGCCTGCCGCTCTGGTCGGGTGCCAGGGTGATGGGCGTGCAGCAGTTTCACTTTGCCCGCCTGCCCCAGCCCCCTGGCCGGGCGGTGGCGGCCTTGCAGTGGCTCCTGCGGCTGGGGGCCGAGGTGCTCTGGCCCACTGAGATCAAGGCGGCAACAGAAACCCCTCGGCTGGAGATATTCACCCTGGGCGGGCTGCGGGTACGCCGGGACGGTGAAACCCTTTCGGCCAAAGCCTTTGGCCGCCGTCAGGCCCTCACTCTGCTGAAGTTGCTGCTGGCCTACCGCGGCCAGACCCTCACCCGCGACGAGCTGTGCGCCCACCTCTGGCCGGGAGAGGAGCCCGAGCAGACCCAGGGGCGACTGCACGTGCTGATACACGATCTGCGCCAGGCCCTGGAGCCGGAACCCAGCCAGCCCCAGGTGGTGGTGCGGGAAGGGGAGGGCTACCGTCTGGCCCTCCAGGCGCCCTATTTTCTGGATGTGGAGCGCTTCGAGGAACTTTTGCGGCAGGCCGAGCGCGAAGAGGGGGCTGTGGCCCTCGAGCTCTTGCGCCAGGCGCTGGCCTTGTACAGGGGGGACTTTCTGGCCGATGAACCCTACGCCGACTGGGCCGAACTCGAGCGCAGCTACCTGCGCGAGCGGGCTGTGGGGGCCTGGTTCAGGGTGGCCGAGATCGCCCTGGCTCTGGGACAGCCCCGCGAAGCCCTCGAGGCCTACCGCCGCATCCTCACCCTAGACCCCTGGCGCGAGGAAGCCTACGCCGAACTGATACAGACCCTGATGATGACGGGGCAGGAGCCCGAGGCCAGGAGCATCTTCCAGCAGTATCGGGTGCGCATGGAGCGTGAGGGCTTGCCAGTATCTACTTACTTAGCCCAGATGGCGCGGGTGAGCGCCTGA
- a CDS encoding heavy metal-binding domain-containing protein: MRRKITLTTSSQLEGYQITEYLDVVFGEAIVGANIFRDLLASVRDIVGGRSGAYEAELRKAREIALEELEQAAIARGADAVIGIDVDYETVGQGNMLMVTASGTAVKASRKY; the protein is encoded by the coding sequence ATGCGACGCAAGATCACCCTAACCACCTCGAGCCAGCTCGAGGGCTACCAGATTACCGAGTACCTGGACGTGGTGTTTGGCGAGGCCATTGTAGGGGCCAACATCTTCCGCGACCTCCTGGCCTCGGTGCGGGACATCGTGGGGGGCCGCAGCGGGGCCTACGAGGCCGAGTTGCGCAAGGCCCGCGAGATTGCCCTTGAGGAGCTCGAGCAGGCCGCCATCGCCCGCGGAGCCGATGCGGTTATTGGCATCGACGTAGACTACGAGACCGTCGGCCAGGGCAACATGCTGATGGTCACGGCCTCCGGAACCGCGGTAAAAGCCAGCCGCAAGTACTGA
- a CDS encoding (Fe-S)-binding protein, whose product MQVALFVTCLTDQFFAEAGVAAVRLLRHLGCTVDFPEGQTCCGQPAYNAGYWAEARQVATHTLEVLEGAEYVVLPSGSCTTMLRTFYPELYRDHPKMFARALALSQKTYELSEFIVKVLGKSHLGSGLTGKRIAYHHGCHALRELGLKQEPLTLLRNAGAEVVDWAAAEECCGFGGLFSVKLPEVALGMADRKLATLPPAGQVDLLTSTDGGCMLHLMGRMQNQNLNLPVRPLASVLWEAVG is encoded by the coding sequence ATGCAAGTGGCCCTTTTCGTCACCTGTCTGACCGACCAGTTTTTCGCCGAGGCGGGGGTGGCGGCGGTGCGGCTTTTGCGCCACCTGGGCTGCACGGTGGACTTCCCCGAGGGCCAGACCTGCTGCGGCCAGCCCGCCTACAACGCGGGCTACTGGGCTGAGGCCCGGCAGGTGGCGACCCACACCCTGGAGGTGCTCGAGGGCGCGGAGTATGTGGTGCTGCCCTCAGGCTCCTGCACCACCATGCTGCGCACCTTCTACCCCGAGCTTTACCGCGATCACCCCAAGATGTTCGCCCGGGCCCTGGCTTTGAGCCAGAAGACCTACGAGCTCTCGGAGTTCATCGTCAAGGTGCTGGGGAAAAGCCACCTGGGCTCGGGTCTGACGGGCAAACGCATCGCCTACCACCACGGCTGCCACGCCCTGCGCGAGCTGGGCCTCAAGCAAGAACCCTTAACGCTTTTGCGCAACGCCGGGGCCGAGGTGGTGGACTGGGCCGCCGCCGAGGAGTGCTGCGGCTTTGGCGGGCTGTTCTCGGTCAAGCTGCCGGAGGTGGCCCTGGGCATGGCCGACCGCAAGCTCGCCACCCTGCCCCCCGCGGGCCAGGTAGACCTGCTGACCAGCACCGATGGCGGCTGTATGCTGCACCTGATGGGGCGCATGCAGAACCAGAACCTTAACCTGCCCGTGCGCCCGCTGGCCTCGGTCTTGTGGGAGGCGGTGGGATGA
- a CDS encoding c-type cytochrome produces MKRRLVGLAVLLGLALAAEGQQLYSQNCAGCHGANAQGIPGAFPPLAGNPRMQDEAYVIKVIREGISGPLEVGGQTYNGVMPAMPQVSEADAKAIAGYLKGLGGAAAEPAPAPTASAPAAPTDPALADKGRALFLGQQPFKNGGAPCMACHTAGNFGPMGGGSLGKDLTDLHTRLGAAGIQGVLSNIAFPVMRESYKGKPLTPEEITALTAFFAQTAGKPGNTATMDAARMLFAGLLGLLVLFGVMYLYWNNRRLGLAERIRRRST; encoded by the coding sequence ATGAAACGACGACTGGTTGGCTTGGCCGTCCTGCTCGGTTTGGCCCTGGCTGCCGAAGGGCAGCAGCTATACAGCCAAAACTGTGCAGGCTGCCATGGGGCAAACGCCCAGGGCATTCCGGGAGCCTTCCCTCCGCTGGCGGGAAACCCGCGCATGCAGGATGAAGCCTATGTGATAAAGGTCATCCGCGAGGGAATTAGCGGGCCGCTCGAGGTGGGCGGGCAAACCTACAACGGGGTGATGCCCGCCATGCCGCAGGTGAGCGAAGCCGATGCCAAGGCCATCGCGGGCTATCTGAAAGGGCTGGGAGGTGCAGCGGCAGAACCCGCGCCAGCGCCCACGGCTTCCGCACCCGCAGCCCCCACCGACCCCGCGCTGGCCGATAAAGGCCGGGCCCTGTTCCTGGGTCAGCAGCCCTTCAAAAACGGCGGCGCGCCCTGCATGGCCTGCCACACCGCGGGCAACTTTGGCCCGATGGGCGGCGGCAGCCTGGGCAAAGACCTCACCGACCTCCACACCCGGCTGGGGGCGGCTGGAATCCAGGGGGTGCTCAGCAACATCGCCTTCCCGGTGATGCGCGAGAGCTACAAGGGCAAGCCGCTCACGCCGGAGGAAATCACCGCCCTCACCGCTTTTTTTGCCCAAACCGCAGGCAAGCCGGGCAATACGGCCACCATGGACGCCGCCCGCATGCTTTTTGCCGGGCTATTGGGGCTGCTGGTTCTGTTTGGGGTGATGTACCTCTACTGGAACAACCGCCGACTGGGGCTGGCCGAACGCATTCGTAGGAGGAGCACATGA
- a CDS encoding LutB/LldF family L-lactate oxidation iron-sulfur protein — protein sequence MKLAANRYPQEAARVLREEPQVRESVTGATLNFDSKRRQAYAEVDAEAWRHWAEGVKNHLLMHLDRYLFQAEEKLQQNGVQVHWAENADDARRIVAEIARKGGVRRVVKAKTMVSEELGINPMLEGMGLEVLETDLGEYIIQLLNQPPSHIVGPAIHLNLDQIRQLFHQRFQTPLEASPEQLAAVARGLLREGFLKADMGISGANFVVAETGTLALIENEGNIRLSTSAPRIHVALVGLEKLLPRFSDLAIFLQLTARAATGQRLGTFVSLIQGPRQPDEPDGPEEVHVVFVDNGRSSVLADLEAWETLRCVRCAACLNACPVYRQTGGHAYGYVYSGPIGAILSPGLVGLEETKPLPYASSLCGACFQACPVRIPIPKLLLTWRNRAVAEGLTPRLEAAAIKGFALAMTQPWMYRLASKALRLLPEKALDNSILPVIKAWTAGRAGLKPSPKSFQQMWEAGEV from the coding sequence ATGAAGCTAGCGGCCAACCGGTACCCCCAGGAAGCGGCTCGAGTCCTGCGCGAAGAGCCCCAGGTGCGCGAGTCGGTAACGGGGGCCACCCTCAACTTCGACAGCAAGCGGCGGCAGGCCTACGCCGAGGTGGACGCCGAAGCCTGGCGGCACTGGGCCGAAGGGGTCAAGAACCACCTGCTGATGCACCTGGACAGATACCTGTTCCAGGCCGAGGAAAAACTACAACAGAACGGGGTGCAGGTGCACTGGGCCGAGAACGCCGACGACGCCCGGCGCATCGTAGCCGAGATCGCCCGCAAAGGCGGGGTGCGCAGGGTGGTCAAGGCCAAGACCATGGTCTCGGAGGAGCTGGGCATCAACCCCATGCTGGAAGGGATGGGCCTCGAGGTGCTCGAGACCGACCTCGGCGAGTACATCATCCAGCTTTTGAACCAGCCCCCCTCGCACATCGTGGGGCCGGCCATCCACCTGAACCTCGACCAGATTCGCCAGCTCTTCCACCAGCGCTTCCAGACCCCTCTCGAGGCCAGCCCCGAGCAACTGGCCGCCGTGGCCCGCGGCCTGCTGCGCGAGGGCTTTCTAAAGGCCGATATGGGCATCTCGGGGGCCAACTTTGTGGTGGCCGAGACCGGCACCCTGGCCCTGATCGAAAACGAGGGCAACATAAGGCTTTCCACCTCGGCCCCGCGCATCCACGTGGCTTTGGTGGGCCTCGAGAAGCTCCTGCCCCGCTTCTCCGACCTTGCGATTTTCTTGCAGCTCACCGCCCGCGCCGCCACCGGGCAGCGGCTGGGAACCTTCGTCTCGCTCATCCAGGGGCCGCGCCAGCCCGACGAGCCCGACGGCCCCGAAGAGGTGCACGTGGTGTTTGTGGACAACGGGCGCAGCAGCGTGCTGGCCGACCTCGAGGCCTGGGAAACCCTGCGCTGCGTGCGCTGCGCGGCCTGCCTGAATGCTTGCCCGGTCTACCGCCAGACCGGCGGGCATGCCTACGGCTACGTGTACAGCGGCCCCATCGGGGCCATTCTGTCGCCGGGGCTCGTAGGCCTGGAGGAAACCAAACCCCTCCCCTACGCCTCCTCGCTGTGCGGGGCCTGCTTTCAGGCCTGCCCGGTGCGCATCCCCATCCCCAAGCTGCTGCTCACCTGGCGCAACCGCGCGGTGGCGGAGGGCCTGACGCCGCGGCTCGAGGCCGCCGCCATCAAAGGCTTTGCCCTGGCCATGACCCAGCCCTGGATGTACCGCCTGGCCAGCAAGGCCCTGCGCCTGCTGCCCGAAAAAGCCCTGGACAACAGCATCCTGCCGGTGATAAAGGCCTGGACCGCAGGCCGGGCCGGCCTCAAACCCAGCCCGAAAAGCTTTCAGCAGATGTGGGAGGCCGGAGAGGTTTGA
- a CDS encoding nitrate reductase subunit alpha: MSDWIKELEAPTERKWEEFYRNRFAHDKRVRTTHGVNCTGSCSWEVFVKDGIVTWELQATDYPAIDPSLPDITPRGCQRGVSYSWYLYSPIRVKYPYARGALIDLWREAREQHADPVAAWKSLVSDPEKRRRWQRARGKGGFRRFSWDEALDIISASLIHTIQQYGPDRIIGFSPIPAMSQISYAAGSRFLSLIGGVPMSFYDWYCDLPNASPEIWGEQTDVHEAADWYNARFIAVVGSNLNMTRTPDVHYVAEGRYAGAKFTVFAPDFNQVAKYADWWLPINPGQDGAFWMAVNHVILKEFYLLKQVPYFVNYLKRYTDSPMLVEVKDGRPGRYLRASQLADYADEENGDWKLLVWDERSGAPRMPGGTIGFRWQSQKGKWNLELKDARTGEEIDPLLSFRDQADEVLQLEFDDFGADKKTQRGVPVKKLTTKGGQQVMVTTVFDLLMAQFGVDRGLGGDYPQSYDEVGPYTPAWQEQYTGIHRDTLIRYAREWAENGEKTQGKNLIIIGAGANHWYHNNLLYRAGIVALMLTGAVGVNGGGLAHYVGQEKLANQASWGPIAFAGDWGYPARQQNTPSFHYVHSDQWRYERGYKDYDKTVEKNGDHTIDHQARAVRKGWLPFFPQFNKSSLEVVKEAEKAGARTEQEIVAYVVQQLKEGRLEFAIDDPDAPSNWPRVWFIWRGNAIGTSAKGHEFFLKHYLGTHTNTVAQEQANGHLSEVRYRREAPQGKLDLVVDLNFRMDTSALYSDIVLPTASWYEKDDLNTTDLHTYINPMQAAVPPLWESKSDWDIYKAIAQRFSELAQKHLAQPVRDIVMIPLQHDTVDELAQPDDRDWKKGQVEPIPGKTMPKFRVVERQYPLVYEKMVSLGDGIEKNGVGMHGLSIPAGDFYDDLRKRQGRKLNGAVYPSLESARQVAEAILYLDPVSNGELAYRAFKDEEKKTGVKLTDLAEPVRDTRISFADIVAQPRRQLTTPTWSAIINGGRAYSPFTLNVERLIPWRTLSGRQHFYLDHENYLAWGEHLPTYKPRPDHTMLLETEITRAEAQGKLLNYITPHGKWSIHSTYSDNHRMMTLSRGGYPIWLNDKDAQEMGIRDNDWVELFNDNGVFVQRCIVSARIPRGTVFVYHATERTLSVPKSPLRGKRAGMNNSITRARLKPVLMSGGYAQFTYAFNYWGPVGVNRDTFVYVRRIEQPQW; encoded by the coding sequence ATGAGCGACTGGATCAAGGAACTGGAAGCCCCCACCGAACGCAAGTGGGAGGAGTTTTACCGCAACCGCTTCGCCCATGACAAACGGGTGCGCACCACCCACGGGGTCAACTGCACCGGCAGTTGTAGCTGGGAGGTCTTCGTCAAGGACGGTATCGTGACCTGGGAGCTGCAGGCCACCGATTACCCCGCCATAGACCCCAGCCTGCCCGACATCACCCCCCGGGGCTGCCAGCGCGGGGTGAGCTACTCCTGGTACCTCTATAGCCCCATCCGGGTCAAGTATCCCTACGCGCGCGGCGCGCTCATTGACCTGTGGCGCGAAGCACGGGAACAGCACGCCGACCCAGTAGCCGCCTGGAAGAGCCTGGTGAGCGACCCCGAGAAGCGCAGACGCTGGCAGCGGGCACGGGGCAAGGGGGGTTTCAGACGGTTTAGCTGGGACGAGGCCCTGGACATTATTTCTGCCTCGCTAATCCATACCATCCAGCAATACGGCCCCGACCGGATTATCGGCTTTAGTCCCATTCCGGCCATGTCGCAGATCAGCTACGCCGCCGGCTCGCGTTTCTTGAGCCTGATTGGGGGCGTGCCGATGAGCTTCTACGACTGGTACTGCGACCTACCCAACGCCAGCCCCGAAATCTGGGGCGAGCAGACCGACGTGCACGAGGCCGCCGACTGGTACAACGCCCGTTTTATTGCGGTGGTGGGCTCCAACCTTAACATGACCCGTACCCCCGACGTGCACTACGTGGCCGAGGGGCGCTACGCCGGGGCCAAGTTCACGGTTTTTGCGCCGGACTTCAACCAGGTCGCTAAGTATGCCGACTGGTGGCTGCCCATCAACCCAGGCCAGGACGGGGCCTTCTGGATGGCGGTGAACCACGTCATCCTCAAGGAGTTCTACCTCCTCAAACAAGTGCCGTACTTTGTCAACTACCTCAAGCGCTACACCGACAGCCCCATGCTGGTCGAGGTCAAGGACGGCAGGCCAGGCCGCTACCTGCGGGCCAGCCAACTGGCCGACTACGCAGACGAAGAAAACGGCGACTGGAAGCTGCTGGTCTGGGACGAGCGCTCGGGCGCACCCCGGATGCCCGGTGGCACCATTGGCTTCCGCTGGCAGAGCCAGAAGGGCAAGTGGAACCTGGAGCTCAAGGATGCCAGAACCGGCGAGGAAATTGACCCGCTGTTGAGCTTCCGCGACCAGGCCGATGAAGTGCTCCAGCTCGAGTTCGACGACTTCGGCGCGGACAAAAAGACCCAGCGCGGCGTTCCGGTCAAGAAGCTGACCACCAAGGGCGGCCAGCAGGTGATGGTTACCACCGTCTTCGACCTGCTGATGGCCCAGTTCGGGGTGGATCGGGGGCTGGGTGGCGATTACCCCCAAAGCTACGACGAGGTAGGGCCCTACACCCCGGCCTGGCAGGAGCAGTACACCGGCATCCACCGCGACACCCTGATTCGCTACGCCCGCGAGTGGGCCGAAAACGGCGAGAAGACCCAGGGCAAAAACCTGATTATCATCGGGGCAGGGGCCAACCACTGGTACCACAACAACCTGCTCTACCGCGCGGGCATTGTGGCCCTGATGCTCACTGGGGCGGTGGGCGTCAACGGCGGCGGGCTGGCCCACTACGTAGGGCAGGAAAAACTCGCCAACCAGGCCAGTTGGGGGCCCATCGCCTTTGCCGGGGACTGGGGCTACCCGGCCCGGCAGCAAAACACCCCCAGCTTCCACTACGTCCACTCCGACCAGTGGCGCTACGAGCGGGGCTACAAGGACTACGACAAAACCGTAGAGAAGAACGGGGACCACACCATTGACCACCAGGCCCGAGCGGTGCGCAAGGGCTGGCTGCCCTTCTTCCCGCAGTTCAACAAGTCGAGCCTCGAGGTCGTCAAAGAGGCCGAGAAGGCCGGCGCCAGAACCGAGCAGGAGATCGTGGCGTATGTGGTTCAGCAGCTCAAAGAAGGGCGGCTGGAGTTCGCTATAGACGACCCCGACGCGCCTTCCAACTGGCCTCGAGTCTGGTTTATCTGGCGCGGCAATGCCATCGGCACCTCCGCCAAAGGGCACGAGTTCTTCCTCAAGCATTACCTGGGCACCCACACCAACACCGTGGCCCAGGAGCAGGCTAACGGACACCTGAGCGAAGTCAGGTACCGCCGAGAAGCGCCCCAGGGCAAGCTCGATCTGGTGGTGGATCTGAACTTCCGCATGGACACCAGCGCCTTGTACTCCGACATCGTGCTACCCACCGCCTCCTGGTACGAAAAGGACGACCTCAACACCACCGACCTGCACACCTACATCAACCCCATGCAGGCCGCCGTGCCCCCGCTGTGGGAGAGCAAGAGCGACTGGGATATCTACAAGGCCATCGCCCAGCGCTTTAGCGAGCTGGCCCAGAAACACCTGGCCCAGCCGGTCAGGGATATTGTGATGATCCCGCTCCAGCACGACACCGTGGACGAGCTGGCCCAGCCCGACGACCGCGACTGGAAGAAAGGCCAGGTCGAGCCCATCCCCGGCAAAACCATGCCCAAGTTTCGCGTGGTCGAGCGGCAGTATCCGCTGGTGTACGAGAAGATGGTCTCGCTGGGCGATGGAATTGAGAAAAACGGCGTAGGAATGCACGGCCTCAGCATTCCCGCGGGCGATTTCTACGACGACCTGCGCAAGCGACAAGGGCGCAAGCTGAACGGCGCGGTGTATCCCAGCCTGGAAAGCGCCCGTCAGGTGGCCGAGGCCATCCTCTACCTCGACCCCGTCTCCAACGGCGAGCTGGCCTACCGCGCCTTCAAGGACGAAGAGAAGAAGACCGGCGTAAAGCTCACCGACCTAGCCGAGCCCGTGCGCGACACCCGCATCAGCTTCGCCGACATCGTGGCCCAGCCGCGCCGTCAGCTCACCACCCCCACCTGGAGCGCCATCATCAACGGGGGCCGGGCCTACAGCCCCTTTACCCTCAACGTCGAGCGTCTGATTCCCTGGCGCACCCTCTCCGGGCGACAGCACTTCTACCTGGATCACGAGAACTACCTGGCCTGGGGCGAGCACCTGCCCACCTACAAGCCGCGCCCCGACCACACCATGCTGCTCGAGACCGAGATTACCAGGGCCGAGGCCCAGGGCAAGCTCCTCAACTACATCACCCCCCACGGCAAGTGGAGCATCCACTCGACCTACTCCGACAACCACCGCATGATGACCCTCTCCCGCGGCGGCTACCCCATCTGGCTCAACGACAAAGACGCCCAGGAGATGGGCATCCGCGACAACGACTGGGTGGAGCTGTTCAACGACAACGGGGTCTTCGTACAGCGCTGCATCGTCTCGGCCCGCATCCCCAGGGGTACGGTCTTTGTCTATCACGCCACCGAGCGCACCCTCTCGGTACCCAAGTCGCCATTGCGGGGCAAACGGGCTGGCATGAACAACTCCATCACCCGCGCCCGCCTCAAGCCGGTGTTGATGAGCGGGGGTTATGCCCAGTTCACCTACGCCTTCAACTACTGGGGGCCGGTAGGGGTCAACCGCGACACCTTTGTGTATGTGCGGCGTATCGAGCAGCCCCAGTGGTAG